Genomic segment of Denticeps clupeoides unplaced genomic scaffold, fDenClu1.1, whole genome shotgun sequence:
CTTTACTAAAGCACGGATCTAGAACCCGGAGGAAAAGGGGGTAACACGACGGCGCCCCGGAGGTGTGACGACCAGCTTCTATCATCATTAATAATATCTGCAGGTCACAGGACTGGAAATTTCATTATGCCGcctttttattgaaattggCCTCATTAATTGTGGACGCGGGTAAATATGGATCTTCAGCCCCGACTCCTCCATCCGTTATAAAtccgggacgggacgggacgtcTCCGGCGGGGACATGCCGCGTCCCGGGAGGAGCGCGTCCGGCGCGCAGAAGCCGCCCTACTCCTACATCTCCCTCACCGCCATGGCCATCCAGAGCCACCCGGAGAAGATGCTGCCGCTCAGCGGGATCTACCGCTTCATCACCGACCGCTTCCCCTACTACCGCCGCGACGCCCGCCGCTGGCAGAACTCGCTGCGCCACAACTTGTCCTTCAACGACTGCTTCGTGCGCGTCCCGCGGCGGCCGGAGCAGCCGGGCCGGGGCAGCCTGTGGGCGCTGCACCCGCGCTGCGGGGACATGTTCGCCAACGGCAGCCTCCTGCGCCGGAGGAAGCGCTTCCGGGCGCCGGGGAGCCCCGAGCCGCCGAGCCGGACGCCCTTCAGACACCCCTTCGCCATCGAGAGCCTGATCGGCCGGGACCTGGCCGCCGGGTACCCGCCGCCGGCCGCCTGGACGCCCGCGTACGGAGGAGGCGCCATGGAGGCGCCAAGCGGGGAGTTCCGTGCGTACGGAGCGCCGCTGCGCCCGGGACGCGTCCTGCCCGCCGTCCCGGTGCCCGTCCGAGCCGCGCCCGTCCCGCTACACGTCCCGCTACACGTCCCCGTCCTCCCACCCGGGACCCCGACCCGCGGAGCGCAGAACCCGGGAGCGGAGCTGCGCTCGGTGGCGGTGCGCTGAGGAGGAGAACCggagacacacgcacacgcacacagagtttacacacttacacacacactatacacacgcacagagattatatatatacacacacacacagagtttacacacttacacacagattttatacacacacacagtatacacacgcacacagagtttacacacttacacacacactatacacacgcacacagagtttacacacttacacacacactatacacacgcacacgcacacagagtttacacacttacacacacactatacacacgcacagagattatatatatacacacacacacagagtttacacacttacacacagattttatacacacacacagtatacacacgcacacagagtttacacacttacacacacactatacacacgcacacagagtttacacacttacacacacactatacacacgcacagagattatatatatacacacacacacagagtttacacacttacacacagattttatacacacacacagtatacacacgcacacagagtttacacacttacacacacactatacacacgcacacagagtttacacacttacacacacactatacacacgcacagagattatatatatacacacacacacagagtttacacacttacacacagattttatacacacacacagtatacacacgcacacagagtttacacacttacacacacactatacacacgcacacagagtttacacacttacacacacactatacacacgcacagagattatatatatacacacacacacagagtttacacacttacacacagattttatacacacacacagtatacacacgcacacagagtttacacacttacacacacactatacacacgcacacagagtttacacacttacacacacactatacacacgcacagagattatatatatacacacacacacagagtttacacacttacacacagattttatacacacacacagtatacacacgcacacagagtttacacacttacacacacactatacacacgcacacagagtttacacacttacacacacactatacacacgcacagagattatatatatacacacacacacagagtttacacacttacacacagattttatacacacacacagtatacacacgcacacagagtttacacacttacacacacactatacacacgcacacagagtttacacacttacacacacactatacacacgcacagagattatatatatacacacacacacagagtttacacacttacacacacacactatacacacgcacacagagtttacacacttacacacacactatacacacgcacacagagtttacacacttacacacacactatacacacgcacagagattatatatatacacacacacacagagtttacacacttacacacagattttatacacacacacagtatacacacgcacacagagtttacacacttacacacacactatacacacgcacagagattatatatatacacacacacacacagagtttacacacttacacacagattttatacacacacacagtatacacacgcacacagagtttacacacttacacacacactatacacacgcacacagagtttacacacttacacacacattatacacacgtacacagattatatatatacacacgcacacagagtttacacacttacacacacacactatacacacgcacacagagtttacacacttacacacacactatacacacgcacacagagtttacacacttacacacacacattatacacacgcacacagattatatatatacacacacacagagtttacacacttacatacacagtatacacacgcacacagagtttacacacttacatacagattttatgcacacacgcacacacagtatacacacttacacacacagtatacacacgcacacagattatatatatacacacacacacacagagtttacacacttacatacagattttatacacacacgcacacacagtatacacacttacacacagattttatacacacacacacagtatacacacgcacacagagtttacacacttacatacagattttatacacacacacttacacacagattatatacacacacacagagtttacacacttacacacacagtatgtacACTCACACTGCTTGTGCTAGAATTAAAACATGTgctttgcattttcattttattaatgtgaaatttaatattcattattttgctttaaaaaacaaaatattaaactgAACTAAAATATTAAACCTTGTGCAAATTCATTTCCAGCGccggtgacaaaaaaaaactacacaagaTTTAATAGTTTTCACAcattaaattatgtatttaaatgaaatactACCAGTTTAAAAGTGTACCAGTTTCCTACtttactgtttttttagttAAAATGGTACCAGTGTACTACAGTGATTTacaattctttttctttcaaattgTACCGGTGTACTGATTTACTACGTTTTCTAGTTTAAAATTTTACTAGTTTACAACTTTACCagttttttagtttaaaattgGACCAGTGTACTAATTTACTAGTTTCCTAGTTTAAAATGCTACTGGTTTACTCCTCTACCAGTTTTCTAACTAAATGTTGTACAAGTGTACTGATTTACTATTTTTCTAGTTTAAAATTGTACCAGTTTACTAATTTACCAGGTTACTAGTTAAAATTGTACCAGTGTACTAATTTACTAGTTTTCTAGTTAAAAACCATAGCAGTGTACTAATTTACTATTATTTTAGTTAAAATTTTCCCAGTGTACTAATTTACCAGTTTAGTAGTTATAAATTGTAATGGTTTTCTAGTTTATATTGTACCAGTTTACAACTTTTCTGGTTTTCTAGTTTAAAATTGTACCAGTGTATTATTTTACTACTATATTAGTTTAAAATTATACCAGTGTACTAATTTACTAGTTTTCTAGTTAGAAAATGTACCAGCGCATTAATTTACTAGTTTTCTAGTTTAAAATTGTATCAGTTTACTAATTTACTAGTTTTTTACTTAAAGTTTTCTGGTTTTCTAGTTTAAACTTGTACCAGTTTACtagttaaattattttaccGTTTTCTAGTTTAAAATTGTACCAGTTTTCTAGTTTGAAATGGTACCAGTTTACTAATTTACTAGTTTTCTACTTAAAAAATGTACCAGTTTACTAATTTACTAGTTACAAATTGTACCAGTGTACTAATTTACTAATTAAAATTTGTACCAGTGTACTAATTTACTAATTAAAATTTGTACCAGTGTACTAATTTACTAGTTTTCTAGTTAGAAAATGTACCAGCGCATTAATTTACTAGTTTTCTAGTTTAAAATTGTATCAGTTTACTAATTTACTAGTTTTTTACTTAAAGTTTTCTGGTTTTCTAGTTTAAACTTGTACCAGTTTACTAGTTAAATTATTTTGCCGTTTTCTAGTTTAAAATTGTACCAGTTTTCTAGTTTGAAATGGTACCAGTTTACTAATTTACTAGTTTTCTACTTAAAAAATGTACCAGTTTACTAATTTACTAGTTACAAATTGTACCAGTGTACTAATTTACTAATTAAAATTTGTACCAGTGTACTAATTTACTAGTTTTCTAGTTAGAAAATGTACCAGCGCATTAATTTACTAGTTTTCTAGTTTAAAATTGTATCAGTTTACTAATTTACTAGTTTTTTACTTAAAGTTTTCTGGTTTTCTAGTTTAAACTTGTACCAGTTTACTAGTTAAATTATTTTGCCGTTTTCTAGTTTAAAATTTTACCAGTTTACTAATTTACTAGTTTTCTACTTAAAAAATGTACCAGTTTACTAATTTACTAGTTACAAATTGTAAAAGTGTACTAATTTACTAGTTTAAAATTGTACCAGTGTACTAATTTACTATTATTTTAGTTAAAATTGTCCCAGTGTACTAATTTACCAGTTTAGTAGTTAACAATTTTACCGGTTTTCTAGTTTATGTTGTACCAGTTAACAACTTTTCTGGTTTTCTAGTTTTAAATTGTACCAGTTTACtagttaaatttttttgcagttttctaGTTTAAAATTGTACCAGTTTTGTAGTTTGAAATGGTACCAGTTTACCAATTTACTAGTTTTCTACTTAAAAATTGTACCAGTTTACTAGTTTTCTACTTAAAAATTGTACCAGGGTACTAATTTACTAGTTTTCTACTTAAACATTGTTCCAGTGTACTAATTTAAtagtttttccatttaaaattgtaCTAATTTACTAGTAAAATTGTACCTGTGTACCAGTTTAGTAGTTAAAAATTGTACTGGTTTTCTAGTGTTAAACTGTACcagtttaaaagtgaagtggttgtcacatgtgatacacagcagcacagcacatcccacttctgacagaaaatcctgttttaaggggcagtggttgcctagcggttaaggaagcggccccgtaatcagaaggttggcggttcgaatcctgatccaccaagatgccactgaggggccgctgagcaaagcaccgtccccacacactgctccccgggcgcctgtcatggtgcccactgctcactcagggtgatggttatatgcagaggacaaatttcactagtTTACAATTTCCCCAGTTTACTAGTTAAAAATGGTACCAGTACTAGTTTGGGAAGTAGGTGAGCTGTAGAGGATCAGTGATGAAGGTCCTCAGGCTTGTTGTGTTTTGGTGaaagctgctgctgttgatgGCCAGATGACCAACATTGACCTGGAATCGTGTGTAGAAtggtgaaggtgaaggtgaaggtgaaggtTGTTGATGTTTTGTAGGTTCTGTGAATCTAGTCAGGTGACCACATGGCAGACAGGACCTTGGTTTGGTGAAGCTGGTTATGGAGGTGCAGGATGTTGGCTGGTTGCAGAAGAGGGGAATCCAAACAAGAAGAGAGCAGATTTATGAACTCTGCCGTCGCCCCTCCAGGCTGAACATAAAGcggcatatttatttattattaatttaaacacTGACTCCATTATTCATCTACGCTCTGTGAGCAGCCCAGATTTATTTGATGAGGCTGGAAATAAGtagagggtggaggaggagatggaggaggtggACAAGTCCTGATTGTTCTTCAGCAACTGCTGAAATCTAGAATGACCCGATGAATAACTTAATAaagcgcaaacacacacacttcatcagTCCGTGTCtaattagtgtgtgtgagtgtgtgtgtgtgtgagtgattatGTGAGTGCGTTTGTGAttcagtgtgtgtctgagtgtgtgtgataagataagatcaacctttattagtcccacaagtgtaagtaagtgtgtgtcactaattgtgtgtgagtaagtatgtgtgtaaatatgtgttcGTGTTTGAGTAagtaagtgtgcatgtgtgcggcCTAGTTAATAACAGATTAACAGCTTGGCATTACACTAGAGTGACAGAAGTGTGCCTGCTGGGGacttgtgtgtatttgtgagattacagtgaatgtgtgtgtctgtgtgtgtgtttgtgtgcagacGTTTGTTAATCTGTTCTTatagaaaacaaacaaaagtttTCTTTCCAACAAATTTCAAACCACAAAtattccacaaaaacacacacacttcagcatcATGTGTGTCAGTCAGTGAGTGATTGAGTGagaacgtgtgtatgtgtgtgtacttgttaGCTTTAGCTGTTCTTCGTTAAACATGAACCGGCATAGGGGGCGCCCATTTCCCAGAATCCTTCACTAGCTTTGTAGTGATGCCAATGGTGTTGAGTGAAGATGCGACGCCCCCCGGGCTGCCAGGCCGCGCCCATCACTGGCCATCTGCTCGCCATCTTCAGGTCTTCAGGAGGAACTCAATCCGCCTCCAGCCtcaactggggggggggggggtcacccaCTTTTCTGCAGTCTGAATATCATCCCTGATGAAGAGTCCATAAAACATCAAGCAAACCGGCCAACACACCATCACTGTGATGTACGGCAGCGAGGTGATGAATCCCGCACTGTGCCCTTCACAGTTGTCCTAGCAGGGGTTTCTACaagcatctcacacacacacacacacacacacacacacaggcatcaAGAGCAGCCGAGAGTTTTGGCCTCAGTGGCCCAACAGTGGATTGGTGGCACCATGGTCATGAAGGCCATGAGCTTATATACATCTGATTAataaaagtcacacacacacactatacatcAACTGAGTTGAGACTTTCTGTCCTCTCTGCTAATTAAAGTGAATAAGGGAAATTAAAAGAGCCCCAATGAAGGTCCAGCCCATCAtatccatcatcatcatcatcacatccTCCTCATCAGTCGGACCAGCGCCTGAAACTGCTGTCCTCGGCACGTCCGCCAATTATCCCAGCGCCGCGTTATTTATATCTGTGTGTCTTTATTACGCTTCTTTTCATTAGAACAGCTTCATCAGCAGGAAGAGCAATCAGCGTTCAGCGCGTCTTTCATGCATCGACACGCGGGGAAATGGGTGGGCGTGTCCTCTGGCCATCACCACAATCCACACCAGGTCGCAGCTCCGGACAAACCTAAAAAGAGCCTCCACTGAATCCACTGTATGGTCCTCATGATACCCACCACCACATATGGAATTTAGTTCATTACAGCGCCCCCTACAGGTCATTTTAAATGGTGTGGAGTTCTCAAACATAAACTCCACGTTTGGTGTCTGTGGAAAGAGCTGACTATCTGAAcctggagagtgtgtgtgtgtgtgtgtgtgtgtgtgtgtgtgtgtatgaaagccTAAAGACTCTCATCTGCCTGGAATCACATGACAGACTTCAGTGGGAATTCCTGCCGGAATCTTCCACAGATGAGAGACGAGTCCGGAAAGATCAAAAACTCAGGAGAGCATAGTGAGTGATGAGGTGACATCATACCTGCTGTCACCTGCCACCCATCGGtgtcacacacgcgcacacacacacacacacactcacacaccattgTTCTGATACAGCCCATCCTGTCTTGAGTTTAAAAAGTTTTAGAAATGAAGATTAGTTGGAGTTCTGACCTCCTCCTTGAGGATCCCAGTGGACATCTGGACACTCTAGAGGTCAGACTCTGCaggccatttttatttatctgagAGCATCACACATGACttccttcattatttatttgcatgcCATGCTGGAGAGATGGTGGAGttcccatcatcatcatcatcatcatcacattcaTCAATCTTGCTCAGAGGCCCTCAGACAAAAGAAGTCCTCATCAGCTTAACGACCTCGTTAGGACCTCCTGATCGCTGCTTAATGACCTCGTGGAGATAAAGAACGACCTCTTCACCACCGAGCTGAGAGTCGGGTGGAGCTCATCAATTACGCCAGCGGCCATTTCCACTTTAATAAGATTCAACACATTCGATAATGTTTCCCTTGTAGGTGAAGTGTAACAGAATCTGATGACAGGcccagcgcacacacacacagaaaccatAGATCTTCTGCCTGAAGCCCCCTCTCCACCTCACACACCCTGATCACCAGGGGCCACGCCCGTTCTCATCACTTCCATCACTCACCCTTCTCATCCTGCTTTATTACCCAACCCCATGGTTTTTACCGTCGACCAGTAGCTGCCAGTCCCCAACGTGCAGAATTCAGCAGGATCTCAGGAGACCAAAACCACAGAGACGGGGTGGGTGTAGAAAGCAGGCTGTATTTAACTGGAGTACATGTGTGGTTCAGAAGGGCAAGACAGAAAAGAGCAGGAGGAACAGTCAGAGGCGTGGGACTGAGAGAAAGTGCTCTGTGCTTC
This window contains:
- the LOC114774362 gene encoding forkhead box protein B1-like; the encoded protein is MPRPGRSASGAQKPPYSYISLTAMAIQSHPEKMLPLSGIYRFITDRFPYYRRDARRWQNSLRHNLSFNDCFVRVPRRPEQPGRGSLWALHPRCGDMFANGSLLRRRKRFRAPGSPEPPSRTPFRHPFAIESLIGRDLAAGYPPPAAWTPAYGGGAMEAPSGEFRAYGAPLRPGRVLPAVPVPVRAAPVPLHVPLHVPVLPPGTPTRGAQNPGAELRSVAVR